The Meleagris gallopavo isolate NT-WF06-2002-E0010 breed Aviagen turkey brand Nicholas breeding stock chromosome 10, Turkey_5.1, whole genome shotgun sequence genome contains a region encoding:
- the LOC100541871 gene encoding coagulation factor XIII B chain-like, with amino-acid sequence MGTVMKMRFKSCLLFLVMMNSGKLFAEDKLCDLPHVENGRIAPYYYSFKGHYFPMRKGKSLSYSCVAGYTTETGTQDGRITCTAKGWSPVPQCYKKCNKPLLEHGIFYGTETYFKIHEKLQYKCNQGYHAPSGGTEDTVQCQSDGWSSQASCTKKVESCQVPELHHGNYFTTQRELRVNEALLYKCDEGYQTAGGNTTEEAVCLAHGWSLTPNCTKKTCPSLGVIEHGGFYPVKKIYEEGDVVHFFCEENYSFSEFDLIQCYYFGWYPDPPVCEDVRNKCPPPPLPPHAHIIAVRRTYHNGDRVRIQCQSEYEIRGSGEIQCEKGKWTSPPICMGESETPAFEADASIRASKTYRSEEMKIQQNCTSPPVIKNGVLLGPLLPSYKNGSSVEYSCQRYHFLDGPSTVYCEQGNWTERPTCLDPCILNVTDMNNNNIELKWRQEEFVFLHGDLIEFECKRGYKFPHATMPSPGRTQCDRGKLKYPKCFLQVPTEKCDSPPSIANGALTFPPLTQYDNGSSVQYSCSDYHFLQGSERIYCSEGRWTSPPLCIEPCTLSKNEMEKNNVLLESFYENQVYFYHGDYIGFYCKQNHVGAESGVTLFQVQCKRGQLVYPRCVERRE; translated from the exons ATGGGGACGGTAATGAAGATGAGATTTAAAAGCTGCCTTCTCTTCCTAGTTATGATGAATTCAGGCAAACTCTTTGCGGAAG ATAAACTTTGTGATTTGCCGCATGTAGAAAATGGAAGGATTGCCCCGTATTATTACAGCTTCAAAGGTCACTATTTCCCTATGCGTAAAGGAAAAAGCCTTTCCTATTCTTGTGTGGCTGGTTATACAACTGAAACCGGGACTCAAGACGGAAGAATAACTTGTACAGCAAAGGGATGGTCTCCAGTGCCACAATGCTACA aaaaatgtaataagCCTCTTCTGGAACATGGCATTTTTTACGGCACAGAGACGTACTTCAAAATACATGAGAAATTACAATACAAATGTAATCAAGGCTACCACGCCCCCAGCGGTGGTACTGAAGATACAGTACAATGTCAGTCAGATGGATGGTCTTCCCAGGCAAGCTGTACTAAGAAAGTTG AGTCATGCCAAGTACCTGAGTTACATCATGGCAACTACTTCACAACCCAGCGAGAGCTCCGAGTGAATGAAGCGCTGCTGTATAAATGCGATGAGGGATACCAGACCGCGGGAGGAAACACTACAGAAGAAGCAGTTTGCCTCGCTCATGGATGGTCCCTTACTCCAAACTGCACGA aaaaaACCTGCCCCTCCTTGGGTGTAATAGAACATGGAGGTTTCTATCCTGTGAAGAAAATCTATGAAGAAGGAGATGTTGTTCACTTTTTCTGTGaggaaaattattcttttagtGAATTTGACCTGATTCAATGCTATTACTTTGGATGGTATCCAGATCCTCCAGTGTGTGAAG acgTAAGAAATAAATGTCCTCCGCCACCACTGCCTCCTCACGCCCATATCATCGCAGTCAGGAGAACATATCACAATGGCGACAGAGTTCGTATACAGTGTCAGAGTGAATATGAAATAAGAGGATCTGGGGAAATCCagtgtgaaaaaggaaaatggacgTCACCTCCTATCTGTATGG GGGAATCTGAGACACCAGCATTTGAGGCAGATGCGTCGATAAGGGCAAGCAAAACGTATCGCAGTGAAGAAATGA aaatacagcaaaacTGTACCTCTCCACCAGTGATTAAAAATGGTGTTCTCCTTGGTCCTTTATTACCGAGTTACAAAAATGGTAGCTCAGTAGAATACAGTTGCCAGCGTTACCATTTTTTGGATGGACCCAGTACTGTTTACTGTGAACAAGGAAACTGGACAGAACGGCCTACTTGCTTGG ATCCGTGCATTCTTAATGTAACTGATATGAACAATAACAATATAGAATTGAAATGGAGACAGGAAGAATTCGTCTTCCTACACGGTGATCTCATTGAGTTTGAATGTAAGCGAGGATACAAATTTCCCCATGCTACCATGCCATCCCCTGGGAGAACTCAGTGTGACCGTGGAAAGCTGAAATACCCCAAATGTTTTTTGCAAG TTCCCACAGAAAAATGTGACTCTCCACCGTCTATTGCAAATGGAGCTCTTACTTTCCCACCTCTGACCCAGTATGACAATGGCTCTTCAGTTCAGTATAGTTGCTCTGATTATCACTTCTTGCAAGGATCTGAAAGAATTTACTGTTCCGAAGGCCGGTGGACTTCACCACCACTTTGTATAG AGCCGTGCACTTTGTCAaagaatgaaatggaaaaaaataatgtgctgCTGGAAAGTTTTTATGAGAACCAAGTTTACTTTTACCATGGAGATTACATTGGATTTTATTGCAAACAGAACCATGTTGGAGCAGAATCTGGTGTGACTTTATTTCAAGTGCAGTGCAAGAGAGGACAGCTAGTGTATCCAAGATGTGTTGAAAGGAGAGAATAG